The Staphylothermus marinus F1 genome has a segment encoding these proteins:
- a CDS encoding metallophosphoesterase family protein — protein MLKILATADIHSPRFLDLFIKSLNKVKIRPDLIILAGDLVDKNNIYALKHVYEILINKYEEIPIISVFGNEEYRGFENKYREMYPVFKWLDDEYIILEMKELKIGIIGTRGALDKPTPWQSRHMPWLYNYYRELPLKISAMIDEARSKGAKYIFLVSHYGVTYKNLEGEPRNIWPYLASSRMEKIIKDKKIDLVIHGHTHNGVRDKINIDGVEVYNVSLPARREVVLIDFTPKSKVFGLEKWLYSGG, from the coding sequence TTGTTGAAGATATTGGCAACAGCCGATATACATAGTCCGCGATTTCTCGATTTATTCATTAAGTCGTTAAATAAGGTAAAAATAAGACCTGACTTAATAATATTGGCTGGCGACCTTGTTGATAAAAACAATATTTATGCTCTAAAACATGTATATGAAATATTAATTAACAAATATGAGGAGATACCGATCATTAGTGTTTTCGGTAATGAAGAATACCGTGGATTCGAGAATAAATATCGAGAAATGTATCCTGTTTTCAAATGGTTGGACGATGAATACATTATTTTAGAGATGAAAGAGTTGAAGATAGGAATAATTGGGACTAGAGGAGCACTTGACAAGCCTACTCCATGGCAATCACGACACATGCCTTGGCTGTACAATTATTATCGAGAACTACCATTAAAGATCTCGGCGATGATAGATGAAGCTAGAAGTAAAGGAGCCAAATACATATTCCTAGTATCACACTATGGGGTAACATATAAGAACCTCGAAGGCGAGCCCAGAAATATTTGGCCTTACCTAGCAAGTTCTAGAATGGAGAAGATTATAAAAGATAAGAAAATAGATCTTGTTATTCATGGACATACACACAATGGTGTTAGGGATAAAATAAATATAGACGGTGTAGAAGTTTATAATGTATCATTACCTGCTCGTAGAGAAGTTGTACTTATAGATTTTACCCCGAAGAGTAAAGTGTTTGGTCTCGAGAAATGGCTATATAGTGGAGGGTGA
- a CDS encoding rhomboid family intramembrane serine protease encodes MGIPVHQTAPRKFPAVTLFIILINIVVFILMYIEPQLLVPGATNAYEVQRQLAMIPIAIVRGERLWTIFTAMFTHADIYHLLGNMIFLFFFGGPVESVMGRKRYLLFYFLGGIMADIFHILSITIIPSQYLITGKIIINPWVTPTLGASGAISAVMGAYLIYYPRSRITMVYPIWIIPLIFTLPAWVYILIWFFYQLVMGLITLLGFASSIAFWAHIGGFISGIAFAPFFMEPAIKEQIRMYKAMLREYMVEETPYYEEEFY; translated from the coding sequence TTGGGTATACCTGTTCATCAAACTGCTCCACGTAAATTCCCAGCAGTTACTCTATTTATAATCCTGATCAATATTGTTGTGTTCATATTAATGTATATTGAGCCACAACTCCTAGTACCTGGGGCAACAAATGCCTATGAGGTTCAAAGACAGCTAGCAATGATACCGATCGCTATTGTTAGGGGCGAGCGGTTGTGGACTATTTTCACGGCAATGTTCACTCATGCAGATATTTATCATTTACTGGGTAACATGATCTTCTTATTCTTCTTCGGAGGACCCGTTGAAAGCGTTATGGGTCGTAAAAGATATTTGTTATTCTATTTTCTAGGCGGGATTATGGCTGATATTTTCCATATATTAAGCATCACAATCATACCTAGCCAATACTTGATTACTGGTAAAATAATTATTAATCCATGGGTAACCCCAACACTAGGTGCTTCAGGAGCTATTAGCGCGGTTATGGGTGCTTATCTAATCTATTATCCTAGATCACGTATAACAATGGTTTACCCAATATGGATAATACCGTTAATCTTCACGTTGCCTGCATGGGTATATATTCTAATATGGTTCTTCTACCAATTAGTAATGGGTCTGATCACACTGCTAGGATTTGCTTCATCAATAGCTTTCTGGGCACATATAGGAGGTTTTATATCTGGAATAGCATTTGCACCATTCTTCATGGAGCCAGCAATTAAAGAGCAGATAAGAATGTATAAGGCAATGCTAAGAGAATATATGGTGGAGGAGACACCGTATTATGAGGAAGAATTTTACTAG
- a CDS encoding DUF1614 domain-containing protein translates to MKLLNVFTKITLYIISGIVVFLSLSTATNTYYAVLEATIIIAVIIIGDLKGNFIRISKSIGLSITGFIIPFIFSIELILRLFTVFYSVVWDFFIGLIICIIINYLNSITYKKLGVLLLDLLIPLFTISAVSVIIITKNNLDPLIVIPFSIVLGSFSSIIGLDLLNIRREPGKIYVFGGNNVLDAIFLEAFLSPSLSYAILVLSTT, encoded by the coding sequence TTGAAACTCTTAAATGTATTCACAAAAATAACACTATATATTATCTCTGGAATAGTAGTGTTTTTATCTCTATCAACAGCTACAAATACCTACTACGCTGTTCTAGAAGCAACAATAATTATTGCTGTAATAATAATTGGTGATCTAAAGGGAAACTTTATCAGAATAAGTAAAAGTATTGGTTTAAGCATAACAGGCTTCATTATACCATTTATTTTCAGCATAGAATTAATTCTTAGACTATTCACTGTTTTCTATAGTGTTGTATGGGATTTTTTCATAGGATTAATTATCTGTATTATCATAAATTATCTGAACTCTATTACCTATAAGAAGCTAGGAGTATTATTGCTTGATTTATTAATACCTTTATTTACGATATCAGCAGTTTCAGTTATAATAATTACTAAAAATAATCTCGACCCATTAATTGTTATTCCCTTCTCCATAGTTCTTGGTTCTTTTTCATCAATTATAGGATTAGATCTGCTTAACATTAGGAGAGAGCCTGGGAAAATATATGTTTTTGGAGGAAACAATGTTTTGGATGCTATATTTTTAGAAGCCTTCTTATCTCCAAGCCTCTCCTATGCAATCCTAGTATTAAGCACTACGTAA
- a CDS encoding ATP-grasp domain-containing protein produces the protein MKILLLHYRAMPPWSVKELENATIKLGHTPIYLRINNLDAEITSSGEITVKHHDEIIEGDGGVIRGIGLRLTLETFMHRIGLLEALNQLIPLINKPEAIMIARDKWRSLVELSKHGLPVPETIITENPFTAKRFVEKHGKAVFKPLMGSLGLGSSLILDPDIAFHITRTMFNLNLPSYYQVYIEKPGYDFRVFIVGNQVVGAMKRHGVSWKTNIFQGARGEKISEKDYPEVFDLGLKASKTLGLDYAGIDVVYDTVNDKYYIIEVNAFPQWRGLKAATGVDPAIHIIKHLIDIIKR, from the coding sequence ATGAAGATTCTCCTACTCCACTATAGAGCAATGCCTCCATGGAGCGTTAAAGAACTAGAAAATGCAACTATTAAGCTGGGCCATACACCAATATATTTACGAATCAATAACTTAGATGCAGAAATAACATCTAGTGGAGAAATCACTGTGAAACACCATGATGAAATCATAGAGGGGGATGGAGGAGTTATTCGGGGAATAGGGTTAAGACTTACACTGGAAACATTTATGCACAGGATTGGTTTATTAGAAGCACTAAATCAACTTATTCCATTAATTAATAAGCCTGAAGCAATAATGATTGCTAGAGATAAGTGGAGAAGCCTAGTTGAATTATCAAAACATGGTTTACCCGTTCCAGAAACAATCATTACAGAAAACCCCTTTACAGCTAAGAGGTTCGTGGAAAAACATGGTAAAGCAGTATTTAAACCGTTAATGGGAAGCTTGGGGTTAGGTTCATCGCTTATCCTAGATCCTGATATAGCATTCCATATCACGAGAACAATGTTTAACTTAAATCTTCCAAGTTATTATCAAGTCTATATTGAGAAGCCAGGATATGATTTCAGAGTATTTATTGTGGGAAACCAAGTAGTCGGTGCTATGAAGAGACATGGAGTATCTTGGAAAACAAATATTTTCCAAGGTGCTAGAGGCGAGAAGATTTCTGAAAAGGATTATCCTGAGGTTTTTGATTTAGGATTAAAAGCTTCTAAAACTCTAGGACTAGATTATGCCGGCATAGACGTAGTATATGATACAGTAAATGATAAATACTATATTATCGAGGTAAACGCGTTTCCACAGTGGAGAGGATTAAAAGCCGCTACAGGAGTAGATCCTGCTATCCATATTATTAAGCACTTAATAGATATTATTAAGAGATGA
- a CDS encoding S-methyl-5'-thioadenosine phosphorylase, with the protein MVLVKPPVKAEIGVIGGSGLYEIPGLQNIREYKIYTPYGMPSDNVVVGELKGRTIAFLPRHGRGHKIPPHRVNYRANIWALKSIGVKWIIAFSAVGSLREDYKPGDFVVPDQFIDMTKGIRPMTFFEGGVVAHVSMADPFCDHLREIIIDAAKEINGLTLHNKGTYICIEGPRFSTRAESRVWKEVFKADIIGMTLVPEINLACEAQICYATVAMITDYDVWAEKPVTAEEVIRVMNENTVKAKKLLPRIIEKIPEKPLEDKCSCCKSLETALV; encoded by the coding sequence ATGGTTCTCGTGAAGCCTCCTGTAAAAGCTGAGATAGGAGTAATTGGTGGCAGTGGATTATATGAAATACCGGGTCTACAAAATATCCGTGAATACAAAATATACACCCCCTATGGTATGCCAAGCGATAACGTAGTAGTGGGAGAACTGAAAGGTAGGACAATAGCTTTCCTGCCAAGACATGGTAGGGGACATAAAATACCTCCCCACCGAGTAAATTATAGAGCAAATATTTGGGCACTTAAAAGCATTGGTGTAAAATGGATCATAGCCTTCTCAGCTGTTGGGAGTCTACGAGAAGATTATAAGCCAGGAGACTTCGTAGTCCCCGATCAATTCATAGATATGACTAAAGGAATAAGACCTATGACATTCTTTGAGGGAGGAGTAGTAGCGCATGTAAGCATGGCTGATCCATTCTGCGATCATTTAAGAGAAATAATTATAGATGCTGCGAAAGAAATCAATGGATTAACGCTTCATAATAAGGGAACATATATATGTATTGAGGGGCCAAGGTTCTCGACAAGAGCTGAGAGCAGGGTTTGGAAAGAAGTATTTAAAGCAGATATTATAGGTATGACTCTAGTCCCCGAAATAAATCTTGCATGTGAAGCACAGATCTGTTATGCAACAGTAGCTATGATCACAGACTATGATGTATGGGCTGAAAAACCTGTTACTGCAGAGGAGGTAATAAGAGTAATGAATGAAAATACTGTTAAAGCAAAGAAGTTATTGCCTAGAATAATAGAGAAAATACCGGAGAAACCATTGGAGGATAAGTGTAGTTGTTGCAAAAGCTTAGAGACAGCGCTAGTATAA
- a CDS encoding phosphoribosyltransferase, protein MARIKVKLVSWDEIVDWAWNLAKIIKNDGYKPDVIVALARGGYVPARLLCDFLDVENLLSIQSQHWTEAAKAEEKAIIKFPYTVDLHNYRVLVVDDIVDTGDTLKLARDFVAENWKPKELKTAALQWISPVAKFKPDYYYIEVKDWTWFQYPWTRLEDTYQFIKRMMTETYKETGKREWSYKEIIDGFKEWYGIDVGDRYYKDALNILIEKQFIKYDEANDKYVLLTM, encoded by the coding sequence ATGGCTAGGATCAAGGTTAAACTTGTTTCTTGGGATGAAATAGTTGATTGGGCATGGAATCTAGCCAAAATAATTAAGAATGATGGTTATAAACCTGATGTAATAGTTGCTCTTGCACGCGGAGGCTATGTGCCTGCTAGATTGTTATGTGATTTTTTAGATGTAGAGAACTTATTAAGTATTCAGAGCCAACACTGGACAGAAGCTGCTAAAGCTGAGGAGAAAGCTATTATAAAGTTTCCATACACAGTCGACTTACACAATTACCGTGTCCTAGTGGTTGATGATATAGTTGATACTGGGGACACCTTAAAGCTTGCAAGAGACTTCGTCGCTGAGAATTGGAAGCCGAAAGAACTTAAAACAGCCGCGCTACAATGGATTAGTCCGGTAGCCAAGTTTAAGCCTGACTACTACTATATTGAGGTTAAGGATTGGACATGGTTCCAGTATCCATGGACAAGGCTTGAAGATACATATCAGTTCATTAAGAGAATGATGACTGAAACATATAAGGAGACTGGGAAGAGGGAGTGGAGCTATAAAGAAATTATTGATGGGTTTAAGGAATGGTATGGTATAGATGTTGGTGATAGATACTATAAGGATGCATTAAACATACTTATCGAGAAACAATTCATAAAGTATGATGAAGCAAACGATAAATATGTCTTATTAACTATGTAA
- a CDS encoding flavin reductase family protein, with the protein MYVDIDPSDYRVLHPRPAYLIVSRSRDGVLNVMAASWVMPVSEEPPYIILSIERGNKTHENILDTKEFTINIVGEEHVNIVYKAGTVSGRKINKWEMLGLKPAPSKYISVPGIQGSYGYIECVVSNTFRAGECDLFMCEPKAIHVRSDLYEKYGWNLRKARILLHMRGRVFVVPGKLVFAEKK; encoded by the coding sequence ATGTATGTTGATATTGATCCTAGTGATTACCGTGTATTGCATCCTAGACCAGCTTATTTAATTGTTTCTAGGAGTCGTGATGGTGTCTTAAACGTTATGGCTGCTTCATGGGTTATGCCTGTTAGTGAAGAGCCGCCTTATATTATATTATCTATTGAACGAGGCAATAAGACACATGAAAACATTTTGGATACTAAAGAGTTCACAATTAATATTGTTGGCGAGGAACATGTCAACATAGTTTATAAGGCTGGAACAGTTTCTGGCAGGAAAATTAATAAATGGGAGATGCTGGGCTTAAAGCCTGCCCCCTCTAAATACATAAGTGTTCCAGGTATTCAGGGTAGTTATGGATACATAGAATGTGTTGTTTCAAACACTTTTAGAGCTGGAGAATGCGATCTATTCATGTGTGAACCGAAAGCTATCCATGTTAGAAGTGATCTATACGAGAAATATGGATGGAACCTGCGAAAAGCAAGAATACTACTACATATGAGGGGTAGAGTATTTGTTGTACCTGGAAAACTTGTTTTTGCAGAGAAGAAGTAG
- a CDS encoding YbjQ family protein, whose translation MKDILLTTTENIPGYRIVKVLGIVSANTVRARHIGKDFVASLRNIVGGEIKEYAELLQHSRRYVLDKLKEEARKLGANAVVGLRFSTASIMQRAAEILAYGTAVVVEES comes from the coding sequence ATGAAGGATATACTCCTTACTACCACGGAGAACATTCCAGGATACAGAATTGTAAAAGTATTAGGCATTGTTTCAGCAAATACTGTTAGGGCAAGGCATATTGGAAAAGATTTTGTTGCTTCTCTAAGAAACATTGTAGGGGGAGAGATAAAAGAGTATGCTGAGCTACTCCAGCATTCTAGAAGATATGTTCTGGATAAGCTTAAGGAAGAGGCTAGAAAACTTGGTGCTAACGCTGTTGTTGGTCTAAGATTTAGCACGGCATCGATCATGCAGCGTGCCGCGGAAATACTTGCATATGGTACAGCTGTTGTTGTTGAGGAATCCTAG
- a CDS encoding PadR family transcriptional regulator: MRDKNIEKILKSLRTGFYTVIILGLLKKHGPLYGYKIKSLIKQLSNNTLNPSESTIYETLKNMDKNKLIKSYWTESNLGPPRKYYEITDKGLKTLETLRVELEKIIETINCFNNNFILYGFKRSWARTKL, encoded by the coding sequence TTGAGAGATAAGAACATCGAGAAAATATTGAAAAGTCTAAGAACAGGATTTTATACAGTAATAATTCTAGGGCTCCTCAAAAAACATGGCCCTCTATACGGCTATAAGATAAAATCACTAATCAAGCAATTAAGCAACAATACACTAAATCCTAGCGAGAGCACAATATATGAGACATTGAAAAACATGGATAAAAACAAGTTGATAAAATCATATTGGACGGAATCAAACCTGGGCCCACCGAGAAAATACTATGAAATAACAGATAAAGGATTAAAAACACTTGAAACATTGAGAGTGGAACTAGAGAAAATAATTGAAACAATAAATTGTTTCAACAATAACTTTATCTTATATGGCTTCAAGAGAAGCTGGGCGAGAACTAAGCTTTAA
- a CDS encoding DUF1648 domain-containing protein produces the protein MASREAGRELSFKTMGLGVVEEKIKKILPVKPSPLRILLAILPPIISIMLTLYLLPHLPNRIPVHYDINGVPNRWDTLNDFLKITLPFIVGIECLPLIFMLIESKAPMIFYAPRLPKKKLVNLLYDIGIMMAWLVMLAYIDILYYAINNKHLIPITMFTILITIIVVVIILEITRLSIKWRKYIREY, from the coding sequence ATGGCTTCAAGAGAAGCTGGGCGAGAACTAAGCTTTAAAACTATGGGTTTAGGAGTTGTTGAGGAGAAGATTAAGAAGATTTTGCCGGTTAAGCCTTCTCCTCTAAGAATATTATTAGCTATTCTACCACCAATCATTTCAATAATGCTTACCCTCTACCTACTTCCCCATCTCCCAAACCGTATCCCAGTACACTACGATATTAACGGCGTACCCAATAGATGGGATACTCTAAACGATTTCCTCAAAATAACATTACCATTCATAGTTGGCATAGAGTGTTTACCCCTCATCTTTATGCTTATAGAATCCAAGGCCCCAATGATATTCTATGCTCCAAGACTTCCAAAGAAGAAACTCGTAAACCTACTATACGATATAGGAATCATGATGGCATGGTTGGTTATGCTAGCATATATTGATATATTATACTATGCAATTAACAATAAACATTTAATACCGATAACTATGTTTACAATACTGATCACAATAATAGTAGTAGTAATAATACTGGAAATAACGCGATTATCGATT